Proteins from a single region of Hordeum vulgare subsp. vulgare chromosome 6H, MorexV3_pseudomolecules_assembly, whole genome shotgun sequence:
- the LOC123404396 gene encoding protein CHLOROPLAST IMPORT APPARATUS 2 isoform X2: MTSSCIPTGLRLDLDMVKAAASPGAHSSPLRPAHSSPSSTLSEASNASSSATSVSLKRARAPRKRPNQAYNEAAALLASIHPSVFPVKKSPKTATAPRPPPLSGLAVAFGAAASSSDLLPPLPVLSDAAFLLRDHAASPSPRPPQSPSIDACKNCSSPTPVSSAFREFRDPAPSPASPDTATDEPGELDFDDDGFDAESILDVDEAAAGGAAEGIDGIMGSLTMEANTATATSDDSILSSSGIHPYLRSLMVVGLAGRFELGLGSRQSTRPNLNRALKRRDDDGAWWMWPAVPVKDITVTPPTPPQEPAAAVSNTAMPPPASAAPEKKKSKKKKKVKMEKVLAKEEELANAKCEEGADGTVDAADGNGDDDGAPTKAPKTGLGLKLDTDDVLKEWSGKGSMFAEGSGPDSSESAAEVRAKLADIDLFPENGSGGIREARVMRYKEKRRNRLFSKKIRYQVRKVNADCRPRMKASTTRTDA, from the exons ATGACGTCGTCTTGCATACCGACGGGGCTGCGGCTGGACCTGGACATGGTGAAGGCGGCGGCGTCCCCCGGGGCGCACTCGTCGCCGCTGCGGCCGGCgcactcctcgccgtcctccacgCTCTCGGAGGCCTCCAACGCGTCCTCCTCGGCCACCTCCGTCTCGCTCAAGCGCGCGCGGGCGCCGCGGAAGCGGCCCAACCAGGCCTACAACGAGGCCGCCGCGCTGCTCGCCTCCATCCACCCCTCCGTCTTCCCCGTCAAGAAGAGCCCCAAGACGGCCACGGCGCCGCGGCCACCGCCGCTCTCGGGCCTCGCCGTGGCCTTCGGCGCCGCCGCGTCCTCCTCCGACCTCCTCCCGCCGCTCCCCGTCCTGTCCGACGCCGCATTCCTCCTCCGCGACCACGCGGCCTCGCCCTCGCCGCGGCCGCCGCAGAGCCCGTCCATCGACGCCTGCAAGAACTGCTCGTCACCGACGCCCGTCAGCAGCGCGTTCCGGGAGTTCCGCGACCCGGCGCCGTCGCCGGCCAGCCCCGACACCGCCACCGACGAGCCCGGCGAGctcgacttcgacgacgacggcTTCGACGCCGAGTCCATCCTCGACGTCGACGAGGCCGCGGCCGGCGGCGCTGCCGAGGGCATCGACGGCATCATGGGGAGCCTCACCATGGAGGCCAACACGGCCACCGCCACGTCCGACGACTCCATCCTGTCCAGCTCCGGCATACACCCCTACCTCAGGAGCCTCATGGTGGTCGGTCTCGCTGGCCGGTTCGAGCTCGGCCTCGGCTCCCGGCAAAGCACCCGCCCCAACCTCAACCGTGCCCTCAAGCGGCGGGACGACGACGGGGCCTGGTGGATGTGGCCTGCTGTGCCGGTGAAGGACATCACGGTCACACCACCGACGCCACCGCAAGAACCGGCAGCGGCAGTGTCGAACACCGCAATGCCGCCGCCGGCGTCGGCAGCAccagagaagaagaagagcaagaagaagaagaaggtgaagatggagAAGGTgctggccaaggaggaggagctggCCAATGCGAAATGCGAGGAGGGGGCCGATGGAACAGTGGATGCGGCGGACGGCAACGGGGACGATGACGGCGCGCCGACAAAGGCACCGAAGACCGGTTTGGGGCTGAAGCTGGACACCGACGACGTGCTCAAGGAGTGGTCCGGCAAGGGGTCTATGTTCGCCGAGGGCAGCGGGCCCGATTCGTCGGAGTCTGCCGCCGAAGTGCGG GCCAAACTTGCAGACATCGACTTGTTTCCTGAGAACGGGTCTGGTGGCATCAGGGAAGCAAGGGTGATGAGGTACAAGGAGAAGCGGCGCAACCGGCTCTTTTCGAAGAAGATCCGGTACCAGGTGCGGAAGGTGAACGCCGACTGCCGGCCTCGGATGAAGGCAAGCACTACTAGAACTGATGCTTGA
- the LOC123404396 gene encoding protein CHLOROPLAST IMPORT APPARATUS 2 isoform X1: MTSSCIPTGLRLDLDMVKAAASPGAHSSPLRPAHSSPSSTLSEASNASSSATSVSLKRARAPRKRPNQAYNEAAALLASIHPSVFPVKKSPKTATAPRPPPLSGLAVAFGAAASSSDLLPPLPVLSDAAFLLRDHAASPSPRPPQSPSIDACKNCSSPTPVSSAFREFRDPAPSPASPDTATDEPGELDFDDDGFDAESILDVDEAAAGGAAEGIDGIMGSLTMEANTATATSDDSILSSSGIHPYLRSLMVVGLAGRFELGLGSRQSTRPNLNRALKRRDDDGAWWMWPAVPVKDITVTPPTPPQEPAAAVSNTAMPPPASAAPEKKKSKKKKKVKMEKVLAKEEELANAKCEEGADGTVDAADGNGDDDGAPTKAPKTGLGLKLDTDDVLKEWSGKGSMFAEGSGPDSSESAAEVRAKLADIDLFPENGSGGIREARVMRYKEKRRNRLFSKKIRYQVRKVNADCRPRMKGRFVRSPSLLQQALEEES; this comes from the exons ATGACGTCGTCTTGCATACCGACGGGGCTGCGGCTGGACCTGGACATGGTGAAGGCGGCGGCGTCCCCCGGGGCGCACTCGTCGCCGCTGCGGCCGGCgcactcctcgccgtcctccacgCTCTCGGAGGCCTCCAACGCGTCCTCCTCGGCCACCTCCGTCTCGCTCAAGCGCGCGCGGGCGCCGCGGAAGCGGCCCAACCAGGCCTACAACGAGGCCGCCGCGCTGCTCGCCTCCATCCACCCCTCCGTCTTCCCCGTCAAGAAGAGCCCCAAGACGGCCACGGCGCCGCGGCCACCGCCGCTCTCGGGCCTCGCCGTGGCCTTCGGCGCCGCCGCGTCCTCCTCCGACCTCCTCCCGCCGCTCCCCGTCCTGTCCGACGCCGCATTCCTCCTCCGCGACCACGCGGCCTCGCCCTCGCCGCGGCCGCCGCAGAGCCCGTCCATCGACGCCTGCAAGAACTGCTCGTCACCGACGCCCGTCAGCAGCGCGTTCCGGGAGTTCCGCGACCCGGCGCCGTCGCCGGCCAGCCCCGACACCGCCACCGACGAGCCCGGCGAGctcgacttcgacgacgacggcTTCGACGCCGAGTCCATCCTCGACGTCGACGAGGCCGCGGCCGGCGGCGCTGCCGAGGGCATCGACGGCATCATGGGGAGCCTCACCATGGAGGCCAACACGGCCACCGCCACGTCCGACGACTCCATCCTGTCCAGCTCCGGCATACACCCCTACCTCAGGAGCCTCATGGTGGTCGGTCTCGCTGGCCGGTTCGAGCTCGGCCTCGGCTCCCGGCAAAGCACCCGCCCCAACCTCAACCGTGCCCTCAAGCGGCGGGACGACGACGGGGCCTGGTGGATGTGGCCTGCTGTGCCGGTGAAGGACATCACGGTCACACCACCGACGCCACCGCAAGAACCGGCAGCGGCAGTGTCGAACACCGCAATGCCGCCGCCGGCGTCGGCAGCAccagagaagaagaagagcaagaagaagaagaaggtgaagatggagAAGGTgctggccaaggaggaggagctggCCAATGCGAAATGCGAGGAGGGGGCCGATGGAACAGTGGATGCGGCGGACGGCAACGGGGACGATGACGGCGCGCCGACAAAGGCACCGAAGACCGGTTTGGGGCTGAAGCTGGACACCGACGACGTGCTCAAGGAGTGGTCCGGCAAGGGGTCTATGTTCGCCGAGGGCAGCGGGCCCGATTCGTCGGAGTCTGCCGCCGAAGTGCGG GCCAAACTTGCAGACATCGACTTGTTTCCTGAGAACGGGTCTGGTGGCATCAGGGAAGCAAGGGTGATGAGGTACAAGGAGAAGCGGCGCAACCGGCTCTTTTCGAAGAAGATCCGGTACCAGGTGCGGAAGGTGAACGCCGACTGCCGGCCTCGGATGAAG GGAAGGTTTGTTAGGAGCCCATCTCTTCTGCAGCAAGCCCTGGAGGAAGAGAGctag